The Mesobacillus jeotgali genome window below encodes:
- a CDS encoding UDP-N-acetylglucosamine 1-carboxyvinyltransferase, translating into MEKLKIAGGYPLKGTVRVSGAKNSAVALIPATILAESPVTIEGLPDISDVHMLKDLMEEIGGSVEFSNNEMTVDPSSMISMPLPNGKVKKLRASYYLMGAMLGRFKKAVIGLPGGCHLGPRPIDQHIKGFEALGASVTNEQGAIYLRAEELRGARIYLDVVSVGATINIMLAAVRAKGRTIIENAAKEPEIIDVATLLTNMGAKIKGAGTDVIRIDGVDELHGCRHTIIPDRIEAGTYLILGAAIGDGVTIDNVIPQHIESLVAKLKEMGAKIEASDEQIYIAPSDQYKAVDIKTLVYPGFPTDLQQPFTALLTRAEGSSVVTDTIYGARFKHIDELRRMNANIKVEGRSAIISGPVKLQGAKVKASDLRAGAALVIAGLMAEGVTEITGVDHIDRGYSHIVEKLNGLGATIWREDMTSEEQEEVKKS; encoded by the coding sequence ATGGAAAAGCTTAAGATTGCAGGCGGCTATCCTTTAAAAGGGACTGTACGGGTCAGCGGCGCGAAAAACAGCGCAGTGGCCTTGATCCCAGCAACGATTCTAGCAGAATCGCCTGTGACCATTGAAGGTTTGCCGGATATATCCGACGTTCATATGCTCAAGGACTTAATGGAGGAGATCGGCGGTTCTGTTGAATTCTCGAACAATGAAATGACGGTAGATCCGTCTTCCATGATTTCCATGCCTTTGCCGAATGGAAAAGTGAAAAAGCTGCGAGCTTCATACTATTTAATGGGTGCGATGCTGGGCCGTTTCAAAAAGGCTGTCATCGGACTGCCGGGCGGCTGCCATTTGGGTCCAAGGCCGATTGACCAGCATATAAAAGGATTCGAAGCGCTTGGTGCAAGCGTGACGAACGAACAGGGCGCAATTTACCTTCGTGCCGAGGAGCTTCGCGGTGCGAGGATTTATCTTGACGTTGTCAGCGTAGGGGCGACTATCAACATCATGCTTGCTGCTGTTAGGGCAAAAGGGCGTACCATCATTGAAAATGCGGCAAAAGAGCCGGAAATCATTGATGTAGCGACTTTGCTTACCAATATGGGAGCGAAAATCAAAGGCGCAGGAACGGATGTCATCCGGATTGATGGCGTAGACGAGCTTCACGGCTGCCGCCATACGATCATTCCTGATCGCATCGAGGCTGGCACATACCTGATCCTCGGCGCTGCCATTGGCGATGGTGTGACAATCGATAATGTCATTCCTCAGCATATTGAGTCACTTGTGGCCAAGCTGAAGGAAATGGGCGCTAAAATTGAAGCTAGTGATGAGCAAATTTATATTGCGCCATCTGATCAGTATAAAGCAGTCGATATCAAAACTCTGGTTTACCCTGGCTTCCCGACAGATCTGCAGCAGCCATTCACAGCGCTTTTAACCAGAGCGGAAGGCTCCAGTGTCGTGACAGATACGATTTACGGGGCACGTTTCAAACATATCGACGAACTAAGAAGAATGAATGCCAATATCAAAGTCGAAGGCAGATCGGCGATCATCAGCGGTCCTGTCAAGCTGCAGGGAGCTAAGGTGAAGGCGAGTGACCTCCGGGCCGGAGCAGCGCTTGTCATTGCCGGACTTATGGCAGAGGGCGTCACCGAAATCACCGGTGTCGACCATATCGATCGCGGCTACAGCCACATTGTTGAAAAGCTCAATGGGCTTGGTGCCACAATTTGGCGTGAAGATATGACATCTGAAGAGCAAGAAGAAGTAAAAAAATCATAA
- the fsa gene encoding fructose-6-phosphate aldolase has protein sequence MKFFIDTANMEEIREAYTLGILSGVTTNPSLVAKEKNVKFEDRLKEITELVPGSVSAEVIALDAEGMIREGKELAAIAPNITIKVPMTPEGLKAVSVFSKEGIKTNVTLVFSANQALLAARAGATYVSPFLGRLDDIGHNGLDLISTIAEIFTIHGIDTEIIAASIRHPQHVTDAALRGAHIATVPYKVIQQMFSHPLTDKGIEAFLKDWESRGQ, from the coding sequence ATGAAGTTTTTTATCGATACTGCGAATATGGAAGAAATCCGCGAGGCCTATACACTGGGAATTTTATCAGGGGTTACGACAAACCCGTCACTCGTGGCAAAAGAAAAGAATGTAAAATTTGAAGACCGTCTGAAGGAAATCACAGAGTTAGTCCCTGGTTCAGTCAGTGCAGAAGTTATCGCACTGGATGCTGAAGGCATGATCAGAGAAGGGAAAGAGCTTGCAGCAATCGCTCCAAACATCACAATCAAAGTTCCGATGACCCCAGAAGGTTTGAAAGCCGTTTCCGTATTCTCAAAAGAGGGAATCAAGACGAATGTAACATTGGTCTTCAGTGCAAACCAGGCATTGCTAGCAGCAAGAGCGGGAGCTACATACGTTTCACCATTCCTTGGCCGCCTTGATGACATCGGCCATAACGGACTCGACCTGATTTCAACGATTGCCGAAATCTTCACCATCCATGGAATCGACACAGAAATCATCGCCGCGTCCATCAGACACCCACAACACGTAACAGACGCAGCACTAAGAGGAGCACACATCGCAACCGTACCATACAAAGTCATCCAGCAAATGTTCAGCCACCCACTAACAGACAAAGGCATCGAAGCCTTCCTAAAAGACTGGGAATCACGCGGACAGTAA
- a CDS encoding class II fructose-bisphosphate aldolase — translation MPLVSMTEMLKKANAEGYAVGQFNLNNLEFTQAILQAAEAEKSPVILGVSEGAARYMGGFKTVVKMVEGLMEDYKTTVPVAIHLDHGSSFDKCKEAIDAGFTSVMIDASHGPFEENVEITSKVVEYAHSKGVSVEAELGVVGGQEDDVVADGVIYADPKECEELVQRTGIDCLAPALGSVHGPYKGEPNLGFKEMEEINKTAGVPLVLHGGTGIPTKDIQKAISFGTAKVNVNTENQIASAKVVRQVLAEKPNEYDPRKYLGPARDAIKETVIGKMREFGSSNKA, via the coding sequence ATGCCTTTAGTTTCAATGACAGAAATGCTTAAAAAAGCGAATGCAGAAGGCTACGCTGTTGGGCAGTTTAACTTAAATAACCTTGAGTTCACTCAAGCGATCCTTCAAGCTGCAGAAGCTGAGAAGTCACCAGTAATCCTTGGTGTTTCTGAAGGTGCTGCACGCTACATGGGCGGCTTCAAGACAGTTGTCAAAATGGTAGAAGGTTTGATGGAGGACTATAAAACTACAGTTCCTGTTGCAATTCACCTTGACCATGGTTCAAGCTTCGATAAGTGTAAAGAAGCAATCGACGCAGGTTTCACATCTGTTATGATCGATGCTTCACACGGTCCTTTCGAAGAGAACGTTGAAATCACTTCAAAAGTGGTAGAATACGCTCATTCAAAAGGTGTTTCTGTAGAAGCTGAATTGGGAGTAGTCGGCGGACAGGAAGATGATGTCGTTGCAGATGGCGTTATCTATGCTGATCCAAAAGAGTGTGAAGAACTAGTTCAACGCACTGGCATCGACTGCCTGGCTCCAGCACTTGGATCTGTTCACGGACCTTACAAAGGTGAACCGAACCTTGGCTTCAAAGAAATGGAAGAGATCAACAAGACTGCAGGAGTACCATTGGTATTGCACGGCGGAACTGGTATCCCTACAAAAGATATCCAGAAAGCTATCTCTTTCGGAACAGCTAAAGTCAACGTAAATACTGAAAACCAAATTGCTTCAGCTAAAGTTGTTCGTCAGGTATTGGCTGAAAAGCCTAACGAGTACGATCCACGTAAATACCTTGGACCAGCTCGCGACGCAATCAAAGAAACTGTAATCGGCAAAATGCGTGAATTCGGTTCTTCTAATAAAGCGTAA
- a CDS encoding response regulator, whose translation MKEKILIVDDQFGIRILLNEVLQKEGYQTYQAANGVQALDIVKKHPPDLVLLDMKIPGMDGIEILKRMKVIDPDIRVIIMTAYGELDMIQEAMDLGALTHFAKPFDIDDIRAAVKKYSQTVS comes from the coding sequence ATGAAAGAAAAAATACTTATTGTAGACGACCAGTTTGGCATCAGAATTCTACTTAATGAAGTGCTGCAAAAAGAAGGTTATCAAACATATCAGGCTGCAAATGGCGTCCAGGCCCTGGATATCGTAAAAAAGCATCCACCTGATCTCGTTCTTTTGGACATGAAGATTCCTGGAATGGATGGAATTGAAATTCTAAAAAGAATGAAGGTAATCGATCCGGACATCCGCGTCATCATCATGACCGCTTACGGCGAGCTCGATATGATCCAGGAAGCAATGGATTTAGGGGCGCTGACCCACTTCGCAAAACCATTCGATATCGACGACATCCGGGCAGCAGTAAAGAAATACTCACAAACCGTATCTTAA
- a CDS encoding DUF2529 domain-containing protein, with protein MLKMFSTQLAGLFNRLQEKEEFSIEDGARLLAQAAAGEGSVYIFGTKEMQAVALEAVYGEEPLQSAAILTENIELEAADRVLIVSRYADDQEAVEAARELQEKGIPFVAISTVRDNQEAESLDSLADVHIDLKLKKGLLPDEMGNRVGYPTSIVALFIYFGLKFTIEEILEEY; from the coding sequence ATGTTAAAAATGTTTTCGACACAGCTTGCTGGCTTGTTCAACAGGCTTCAGGAAAAAGAAGAGTTTTCAATCGAAGATGGAGCGAGACTGCTGGCACAAGCTGCAGCTGGTGAGGGCAGTGTTTATATTTTCGGTACGAAAGAGATGCAGGCGGTAGCCCTTGAGGCGGTCTATGGAGAGGAACCATTGCAATCCGCAGCAATTTTAACAGAGAATATTGAACTCGAGGCGGCTGACCGCGTCCTGATTGTAAGCCGCTACGCAGACGATCAAGAGGCTGTTGAGGCAGCGCGCGAACTACAGGAAAAAGGAATCCCATTTGTCGCCATCTCCACTGTCCGTGACAATCAAGAAGCTGAAAGTCTCGATTCACTGGCTGACGTACACATTGATTTAAAATTAAAAAAAGGACTCCTGCCTGACGAAATGGGCAACAGAGTCGGTTACCCTACGTCAATTGTTGCCTTATTCATTTACTTCGGGTTGAAATTCACGATTGAAGAGATATTAGAGGAGTACTAA
- a CDS encoding CTP synthase — MAKYIFVTGGVVSSLGKGITAASLGRLLKNRGMNVTIQKFDPYINVDPGTMSPYQHGEVFVTDDGAETDLDLGHYERFIDINLNKYSNVTTGKIYSTVLKKERRGDYLGGTVQVIPHITNEIKDKVFRAGKETGADVVITEIGGTVGDIESLPFLEAIRQIKNDVGRDNVMYVHCTLVPYIKAAGEMKTKPTQHSVKELRSLGIQPNIIVLRTEMPISQDMKDKIALFCDIDKDAVIEATDAETLYSIPLALQEQKMDQLVCDHFKLNCGEADMTEWNALVEKVTHLSEKTKIALVGKYVELQDAYISVVESLKHAGYAFDSDIEIKWVNSEEVTEENVVELLNDVDGILVPGGFGDRGIEGKILATKYARENKVPFFGICLGMQLASVEFARHVLGLKDAHSAEIMPSTPYPIIDLLPEQKDIEDLGGTLRLGLYPCKLGEDTKAFAAYGDDLIYERHRHRYEFNNEYRQAMEKEGFIFSGTSPDGRLVEIIELKDHPWFLASQFHPEFTSRPTRPQPLFRDFIEASIKSRK, encoded by the coding sequence ATGGCAAAGTATATTTTTGTAACAGGCGGCGTAGTTTCGTCATTAGGTAAGGGGATTACGGCGGCATCTCTTGGAAGATTGCTGAAAAACAGGGGCATGAACGTAACAATCCAGAAGTTCGACCCATATATCAACGTGGATCCTGGGACAATGAGTCCTTACCAGCACGGTGAAGTTTTCGTTACGGATGATGGTGCGGAAACGGATTTGGACCTTGGCCACTACGAGCGCTTCATCGACATCAATCTTAATAAGTACTCGAACGTGACGACAGGAAAAATCTATTCGACTGTCTTGAAAAAAGAACGCCGCGGTGACTACCTGGGCGGAACTGTACAGGTTATCCCGCATATCACGAATGAAATCAAGGACAAGGTTTTCCGCGCTGGAAAGGAAACTGGTGCAGATGTAGTCATCACTGAAATCGGGGGAACAGTAGGAGATATCGAATCTCTTCCTTTCCTTGAAGCGATCCGCCAGATCAAGAATGATGTTGGCCGCGACAATGTGATGTATGTTCACTGTACACTAGTTCCTTACATTAAGGCAGCCGGAGAAATGAAGACGAAGCCAACCCAGCATAGCGTAAAAGAACTGCGCAGCCTGGGAATCCAGCCAAACATCATCGTTCTTCGTACCGAAATGCCGATCTCGCAGGACATGAAGGACAAGATTGCCCTATTCTGTGATATCGATAAAGATGCGGTAATCGAAGCTACAGATGCTGAAACACTATATTCAATCCCTCTTGCTCTGCAGGAGCAGAAGATGGACCAGCTGGTATGCGACCACTTCAAGCTGAATTGCGGCGAAGCAGACATGACCGAATGGAATGCACTAGTCGAGAAGGTAACGCATCTTTCTGAAAAAACGAAAATTGCCCTAGTTGGTAAATACGTGGAACTTCAGGATGCATACATCTCTGTGGTAGAGTCGCTGAAGCACGCTGGCTATGCATTTGATAGCGATATTGAAATCAAGTGGGTCAACTCTGAGGAAGTAACAGAAGAAAATGTGGTAGAACTGCTCAATGACGTGGATGGAATCCTTGTTCCAGGCGGATTTGGTGACCGCGGGATCGAAGGAAAGATCCTTGCTACCAAGTATGCGCGTGAAAACAAAGTGCCATTCTTCGGAATCTGCCTTGGCATGCAGCTGGCATCTGTAGAATTTGCCCGCCATGTTCTTGGCCTGAAGGATGCTCATTCTGCAGAAATCATGCCAAGCACGCCATACCCGATCATCGACCTTCTTCCAGAACAGAAGGATATCGAAGATCTGGGCGGAACACTTCGTCTTGGACTATATCCATGTAAGCTTGGTGAAGATACGAAAGCATTCGCAGCTTATGGCGATGATTTGATTTACGAACGTCACCGTCACCGCTACGAGTTCAACAATGAATATCGCCAGGCAATGGAAAAAGAAGGATTCATCTTCTCTGGGACAAGCCCGGATGGCCGACTGGTAGAAATCATTGAATTGAAAGACCATCCATGGTTCCTTGCATCCCAGTTCCATCCTGAATTCACATCAAGACCAACACGCCCGCAGCCATTATTCAGGGACTTCATCGAAGCATCAATCAAGTCACGTAAATAA
- the rpoE gene encoding DNA-directed RNA polymerase subunit delta: MSLSQYSKEELQEMSLIEVAFEILKEKKQAITFQEMMAEIKSILELDEADVNEKMVQFYTDINIDGRFMSQGEGRWGLRVWYPVDQIEEDNVTTVKPKKKKSKKAVDEDDLDLDEFDEIDEEDLDFDDIDEFDEDDDDALDDDDEDDEDFDEDLEDTDDFDDDDELLEDEDEDEDLPLEDEEDEDKEL, encoded by the coding sequence TTGAGTTTAAGTCAATACTCAAAAGAAGAGCTTCAAGAAATGTCATTGATTGAAGTTGCCTTCGAAATTTTAAAAGAAAAGAAGCAAGCGATCACGTTCCAAGAGATGATGGCTGAAATTAAGAGCATTCTCGAATTGGACGAGGCTGATGTAAATGAAAAAATGGTTCAGTTCTATACAGATATAAACATAGATGGACGTTTCATGTCCCAGGGAGAAGGACGCTGGGGACTTCGCGTCTGGTATCCTGTAGACCAGATTGAAGAAGATAATGTCACGACAGTCAAGCCTAAGAAGAAGAAGTCGAAGAAGGCAGTGGATGAGGATGATCTCGACCTTGACGAATTCGATGAAATCGATGAGGAAGATCTTGATTTTGATGACATCGACGAATTTGATGAAGACGACGATGATGCCCTGGATGATGACGATGAAGATGATGAAGACTTCGATGAGGATCTTGAAGACACTGACGACTTCGACGATGATGATGAGTTGTTAGAAGATGAAGACGAAGATGAAGATCTTCCACTTGAAGATGAAGAGGACGAGGACAAAGAACTGTAA
- the icmF gene encoding fused isobutyryl-CoA mutase/GTPase IcmF, which yields MQEMYQPKNHIRFVTASSLFDGHDASINIMRRIIQSMGGEVIHLGHNRSVEEVVNAAIQEDAQGIAISSYQGGHVEYFKYMYDLLKEKGASHIRIYGGGGGVIIPREIKELHEYGIARIFSPEDGRKYGLNGMIQQMIKECDFPTVTPEGVEEIEKLETGDPNAVAKLITLAEQHVGSEKETAAAVESLMEKVKTMSKAVPVVGITGTGGAGKSSLTDELIRRFINEIPEKRVAILSVDPTKQKTGGALLGDRIRMNAIFSPRVYMRSLATRQSRSELSLAIKDAIDVVKAAGFDLVIVETSGIGQGNAGITDVCDVSMYVMTSEFGAPSQLEKIDMIDYADLIVINKFERKGSEDAKRQVQKQYQRSHLLWDKDLDDMPVYGTIASQFNDPGTNALFAALVNTINEKAGTNWTTSFSTNAVVEKQNVIIPNDRRYYLREISETVRSYHKHAAEQADLARRLFQIEGTIEAVKERETNSEVISSLQVLKGEVEKKLTPESKYILENWQSLKEKYSADQFVTKIRDKEIVTELRTKSLSGLSIPKVALPKYKDYGEILRWVYLENVPGSFPYTAGVFPFKREGEDPKRQFAGEGTPERTNRRFHYLSKDDNAKRLSTAFDSVTLYGEDPDYRPDIYGKVGESGVSVCSLEDMKKLYAGFDLCHPSTSVSMTINGPAPIILAMFMNTAIEQQVEKKEQELGRKLNDEEFAQVREMTLQTVRGTVQADILKEDQGQNTCIFSTEFALRMMGDIQQYFIDEKVRNYYSVSISGYHIAEAGANPISQLAFTLSNGFTYVEYYLSRGMKIDDFAPNLSFFFSNGLDPEYSVIGRVARRIWATVMKNKYGANERSQKLKYHIQTSGRSLHAQEIDFNDIRTTLQALMALHDNCNSLHTNAYDEAITTPTEESVRRAMAIQMIITKEHGLTKNENPLQGAFIIEELTDLVEEAVLQEFERINDRGGVLGAMETQYQRGKIQDESMYYEMKKHSGELPIIGVNTYLNPNPPSEEEIDKMELARATKEEKETQIQNLEAFKGKNKDQSEEALNRLKETAVSGGNIFAELMETVKYASLGQITRALYEVGGQFRRNM from the coding sequence ATGCAGGAAATGTATCAACCAAAGAACCATATTCGCTTTGTGACAGCTTCAAGTTTGTTTGACGGCCATGATGCCTCAATCAATATTATGCGCAGGATCATCCAGTCAATGGGCGGCGAGGTCATCCATCTTGGCCACAATCGCTCTGTTGAGGAGGTCGTCAATGCCGCAATCCAGGAAGATGCACAGGGAATAGCGATTTCTTCCTATCAGGGCGGGCACGTCGAATATTTCAAGTATATGTATGACTTGCTGAAGGAAAAAGGCGCTTCCCATATCCGCATTTACGGCGGTGGAGGCGGCGTTATCATTCCTCGGGAAATAAAGGAGCTTCATGAATACGGTATCGCCCGGATTTTTTCACCGGAAGACGGCCGGAAGTATGGCCTTAACGGCATGATCCAGCAGATGATCAAGGAGTGTGATTTCCCGACAGTCACTCCAGAAGGCGTCGAGGAAATCGAGAAGCTTGAAACAGGTGACCCGAATGCGGTTGCCAAGCTGATCACACTTGCCGAGCAGCATGTCGGTTCGGAAAAAGAAACAGCCGCCGCTGTGGAAAGCTTGATGGAAAAAGTAAAGACGATGTCCAAAGCGGTTCCTGTCGTCGGTATCACGGGTACAGGCGGTGCCGGAAAAAGCTCTTTGACAGATGAACTGATCAGGAGGTTCATCAATGAAATCCCTGAAAAGCGGGTAGCGATTTTGTCAGTAGATCCGACAAAACAAAAAACAGGCGGCGCACTTCTAGGCGACCGCATCCGCATGAACGCAATTTTCTCTCCACGCGTTTATATGCGCAGCCTTGCGACAAGACAGTCCAGGTCCGAACTGTCGCTGGCAATTAAAGATGCGATTGATGTTGTCAAAGCAGCCGGCTTCGATCTGGTCATCGTCGAAACTAGCGGGATCGGACAGGGCAATGCGGGAATCACCGATGTTTGCGATGTTTCTATGTATGTGATGACAAGCGAATTCGGTGCACCGTCACAGCTTGAGAAAATAGACATGATCGATTATGCAGACCTGATCGTCATCAATAAATTCGAGCGAAAAGGCTCTGAGGACGCCAAGCGCCAGGTCCAGAAGCAGTACCAGCGCAGTCATCTCCTATGGGACAAAGACCTTGATGACATGCCTGTTTACGGCACAATTGCCAGCCAGTTCAATGACCCTGGCACGAATGCGCTGTTTGCTGCGCTTGTCAATACAATCAATGAAAAAGCAGGGACGAATTGGACGACATCTTTTTCTACCAATGCGGTAGTCGAAAAGCAGAATGTCATCATCCCGAACGACCGCCGTTACTACCTACGTGAGATTTCGGAAACGGTACGGAGCTACCATAAGCACGCGGCAGAGCAGGCAGACCTTGCCCGCAGATTATTCCAGATTGAAGGTACAATCGAAGCGGTAAAAGAAAGAGAAACAAACAGCGAAGTAATTTCCTCTCTTCAGGTATTGAAGGGAGAAGTAGAGAAGAAGCTGACTCCTGAATCCAAATATATTCTCGAAAATTGGCAATCCCTCAAGGAGAAGTACAGTGCTGACCAGTTCGTGACGAAGATCCGCGACAAGGAAATTGTCACCGAGCTAAGGACAAAGAGCCTTTCAGGTTTGAGTATCCCTAAAGTGGCATTGCCGAAGTACAAGGATTACGGTGAAATTTTGCGCTGGGTATACCTTGAGAACGTACCGGGAAGCTTCCCGTATACAGCGGGCGTATTCCCGTTCAAGCGTGAAGGTGAGGATCCAAAGCGCCAGTTTGCTGGTGAAGGGACACCTGAACGGACGAACCGCCGATTCCATTACTTGTCGAAGGACGACAATGCGAAGCGATTGAGCACAGCTTTTGACTCCGTTACTTTGTACGGAGAAGACCCTGATTACCGTCCAGATATTTACGGTAAAGTTGGCGAGAGCGGAGTCAGCGTTTGTTCGCTTGAAGATATGAAAAAGCTTTATGCAGGATTTGACCTTTGCCATCCATCAACATCTGTGTCGATGACGATCAACGGACCGGCACCGATCATCCTGGCCATGTTCATGAACACAGCGATTGAACAGCAGGTAGAAAAGAAAGAACAAGAGCTTGGCCGCAAGCTGAATGATGAAGAGTTTGCACAAGTGAGGGAAATGACGCTTCAGACAGTTCGCGGAACAGTGCAGGCAGATATTTTAAAAGAGGACCAGGGACAGAATACTTGTATCTTCTCTACTGAATTCGCTCTGAGAATGATGGGCGACATCCAGCAGTATTTTATCGATGAGAAGGTCCGGAACTACTATTCTGTTTCAATTTCCGGCTATCATATTGCCGAAGCAGGCGCGAACCCGATTTCCCAGCTGGCCTTCACGCTGTCAAATGGCTTCACATATGTTGAATACTATTTGAGCAGAGGCATGAAAATCGATGACTTTGCACCGAACCTGAGCTTCTTCTTCTCAAACGGCCTTGATCCTGAGTATTCCGTGATCGGCCGCGTTGCCCGCCGCATCTGGGCAACTGTCATGAAGAACAAATACGGCGCAAATGAGCGAAGCCAGAAGCTGAAGTATCATATCCAGACATCCGGCCGTTCACTTCACGCACAGGAAATTGACTTCAATGATATCCGTACGACGCTTCAGGCATTGATGGCTTTGCATGATAACTGCAACTCGCTTCATACAAATGCTTATGACGAAGCAATCACCACGCCGACGGAGGAATCAGTCCGACGCGCGATGGCGATCCAGATGATCATCACGAAGGAGCACGGATTGACGAAAAATGAGAATCCGCTGCAAGGTGCGTTCATCATTGAAGAGCTGACTGATCTGGTTGAGGAAGCAGTCCTTCAGGAATTCGAACGGATCAATGACCGTGGAGGCGTACTCGGCGCAATGGAAACACAGTATCAGCGCGGCAAAATCCAGGATGAATCGATGTACTATGAGATGAAGAAGCATTCAGGGGAACTGCCGATCATCGGTGTGAACACCTACCTGAATCCAAACCCTCCATCCGAGGAAGAAATCGACAAGATGGAACTTGCTCGTGCAACGAAAGAGGAAAAAGAAACGCAGATTCAGAACCTTGAAGCCTTCAAGGGTAAAAACAAGGATCAATCCGAAGAAGCGCTCAATCGCCTGAAGGAAACGGCAGTCAGCGGTGGCAATATTTTTGCAGAGCTGATGGAAACGGTGAAGTACGCGAGCCTTGGCCAAATTACCCGCGCACTATATGAAGTAGGCGGCCAGTTCCGCAGGAATATGTAA